GGTGACCAAGAGCGTCTATCACCGCGGCTCGCACATGGAAGGCTCGGTGGCGCTGAAGTGGGCGCTGGTCGCGCGCGGCCTGCTCGACCACGCCACGGTGCGTTCGCCGCTGCTGCCGCTGGCCGAGGGCGCCGACAAGGAGATCGCCGCGGCGATGGCCGCCGCCGGCCTGGGCAAGGTGGGCTGACCCGCACGGGTTGCCTCCAGCTCGATGGGCCGCGCAGTTGCGCGGCCCATGGCTGCGGCGATGGCGTGCGCCTCGGCGCCGCGCAACGCGTTCCGGTCTGCCCTCGCGTTTCTTTGCCGGTCCCCCCACAGGTCTGCACACAGGCGTGCCCGTCGCTGACGGACGCGACGCCGTGCTGCGGCTCCACGACCGGAAGGTGTCTTCCCTTCGCGCACTGCCGCGTCGCCGCGCACCCACCGCGCCGTCCGGCGAGTGCTTCGTCTTGTCCGTGGAGCGTCCCATGTCCCGTTCTCTTTCCTGCGTCTCGTTGCTGGCGGCTGCCGCCGCCCTGCCGGCCACCGCCATTGCCGCCGACACCGCGCAATGGCTCGACGACCACGGCATCGCCCCGCGCCTGGTCTGGTCCAACGACTACGCGCGCAACGTCGACGGCGGCCTGTCGCGCGGCGACCGCAATGCCGGCGGCGTGGTTGCCGGTGCCGACCTGGATCTGCAGCGCCTATTCGGCATTCCCGGTGCCACGCTGCACGCCACCGGCGCCTGGTACTACGGCGACAGCCTGTCGCAGCGGCAGATCGGCAACGGCGTCAAGGTGCAGGGCTACTGGTATCCGCAGCAGCAGGCGCAACTGGCACAACTGACCTGGGAACAGACCTTCGCCGACGGGCGCTGGCAACTGGTCGCCGGGCGCATGAACACCACCTGGCAATTCGCGCGCAGCCGCTACGGCTGCCGCTTCGTCAGCGCTTCGGACTGCCCGTTCCAGCTGAGCCAGGCCGATGGCGGTTTCGTCGGTTTTCCCTACGTGAACTGGGGCGCGAAGCTGCGCTACAAGCCAGAGGCCACCTATGTCTCGGTGGGCGCATTCGAACTGAACCCGCAGCGCAAGAACAACCACGGCCTGGACTGGAGCACCGCCGACAGCACCGGCGTGCTGGGCACGCTCGAGGTCGGCTACGAACCCGATCCCGCACTGGGCAAGGGCGCACCGCGCTACCTCGCCGGCCTCTGGTACAACTCGGCCGACTACAGCGACCTGCGCTACAACCAGGCCGGCGGCCTGCGCGGGCTGGTCGGCGGCCCTGCGCGCCTGTACGACGGTGGGCGCTGGGGCGCGTACGCGCTCGGCGAACGCGCGCTGTACCGGCCGCAGGGCATGGCAAGCAAGCGCATGCTGGTCGCCTTCGGTAACATCGCCGCACCGTTCGACAAGCACCAGGTGTACGACCTGCAGGTCACCGCCGGCCTGTACTACAGCGGCCCGTTCGCGGCGCGGCCCGGCGACGGCATCGGCGCGATCGCGCACTACTACCGCTTCAGTGCGGACCAGCAGGGCTACATGAACGACGTGCTGCGCAAGCGCGGCGCCGCCCCGGACATCGCGCGCAACGAACTCATGTTCGAACTCAACTACAGCTACCGCATCGCGCAGACGCCGCTGTTCCTGGTGCCGAACGTGCAGTACATCGTCCATCCCGACATCCTTGGCAATCCCGCGGCGCGCCGTGCGCCGGACGACGCGCTGGTGATCGGGTTGCGGGTGATGCTCAACATGGGTGGGCTGGGCACGCCGAAGTGAAGCCGCACGTGGCACCGGCCGGGACCATAGCGCGGCAGCCGAGGCAGGCGCGCACGCACGCTTACGCCGCTGACGGGTAACCTTCCCTCCCCTTGCGTCATCCGGATCGCGCCTCAATGGCCAACCCTTATTACCGTGGCCCCGTCAGCGACCATTTCGATGGCGTACGCTTCTTCAACCCCGGCCAGCCCACCATCGACAACGCGCTGAGCAAGGTCCTGCGCTGGAAGGCCGCCATGGGCGCGGTGCGCTGGCCCGCGCAGGTCGCGGTGACACTCGCCGTGCCTGCGCCGCGGCACGACGGTCTGCGCATCACCATGGTCGGCCACGCCACGCTGCTGATCCAGGCCGGCGGCCTCAACCTGCTCACCGACCCGGTGTGGTCACAGCGAGCCAGCCCTTCGCAGATCGCCGGCCCCAAGCGGGTGACGGAGCCGGGCATCCGTTTCGCGGATCTGCCACCCATCGACGCGGTGCTGCTGAGCCACAACCACTACGACCACTTCGACCTGGCGACCTTGCGCAAGCTGCACGATGCGCACCAGCCGCTGTTCGTGATGCCGCTGGGCAACGACGTCCTGCTGCGCAAGCGCGTGCCCGATGCGCGCATCGCCACCGGCGACTGGCACGACCGGCTGCCGATCGGCGGGGGCGCGACGGCGACGCTGACCCGCGCCAACCATTGGTCCAGCCGCGGCATCGCCGACCGCAGGATGGCGCTGTGGTCCGGCTTCTTCATCGAGACGGCGCGGGGATCGGTGTGGTTCGCGGGAGACACCGGCTATGGCGATGGCGCCATTTTCCGCGAGATCCGCGACCGTCACGGCGCACCCGACGTGGCGCTGATCCCGATCGGCGCCTACGCGCCGCGCTGGTTCATGGCGCCGCAGCACATCGATCCCACCGAAGCGGTGCGGATCTTCCGCGACACCGGCGCGCGGCGCGCGCTCGGCATTCATTGGGGCACCTTCCAGCTCACCGACGAGGGCCGTGATGAGCCGCGCGAAGCGCTGGCCGCCGCACTGCACTTGGCAGGCATCGCCGCAGCGGATTTCGTCGCGGCCGAGCCCGGGCAGGCGTTCGACTTCGCCGATTTGGCGCCATAACCTTTGCGCGCGCTCGATCAACCTGCACACGGCGTACAGCGGCGGACATCGTCCACCCGACATCCTTGGCAATGACATCGCGGGCCGGGCGCACAACGACGCGCCGATCATCTGCTTGCAGGTGATGCGAAACATGGGCGCTGCGCACGCGCCGACGTGCAGCGTACTGGCGACGATGGACGGGGTCTCCCGAGCGCCGGTTGTCTGATTGTCTGGGAGCCACCCTGTAGGAGCGGCTTCAGCCGCGACGGGCATGATCGGGAACGCCCGTCGCGGCTGAAGCCGCTCCTACGAGAGATGCTTTCCGTGGGCCAGACGAAGCGGCGAACCGTCGCGGTCCGCGCAATTCGCCCTCGCGACGCCGAGAGCGCGCAGACGTAGCCAGCTACACTCGCGCTCCCCCGCCCAACAGAACTCCGTCA
This genomic stretch from Xanthomonas sacchari harbors:
- a CDS encoding carbohydrate porin is translated as MSRSLSCVSLLAAAAALPATAIAADTAQWLDDHGIAPRLVWSNDYARNVDGGLSRGDRNAGGVVAGADLDLQRLFGIPGATLHATGAWYYGDSLSQRQIGNGVKVQGYWYPQQQAQLAQLTWEQTFADGRWQLVAGRMNTTWQFARSRYGCRFVSASDCPFQLSQADGGFVGFPYVNWGAKLRYKPEATYVSVGAFELNPQRKNNHGLDWSTADSTGVLGTLEVGYEPDPALGKGAPRYLAGLWYNSADYSDLRYNQAGGLRGLVGGPARLYDGGRWGAYALGERALYRPQGMASKRMLVAFGNIAAPFDKHQVYDLQVTAGLYYSGPFAARPGDGIGAIAHYYRFSADQQGYMNDVLRKRGAAPDIARNELMFELNYSYRIAQTPLFLVPNVQYIVHPDILGNPAARRAPDDALVIGLRVMLNMGGLGTPK
- a CDS encoding MBL fold metallo-hydrolase yields the protein MANPYYRGPVSDHFDGVRFFNPGQPTIDNALSKVLRWKAAMGAVRWPAQVAVTLAVPAPRHDGLRITMVGHATLLIQAGGLNLLTDPVWSQRASPSQIAGPKRVTEPGIRFADLPPIDAVLLSHNHYDHFDLATLRKLHDAHQPLFVMPLGNDVLLRKRVPDARIATGDWHDRLPIGGGATATLTRANHWSSRGIADRRMALWSGFFIETARGSVWFAGDTGYGDGAIFREIRDRHGAPDVALIPIGAYAPRWFMAPQHIDPTEAVRIFRDTGARRALGIHWGTFQLTDEGRDEPREALAAALHLAGIAAADFVAAEPGQAFDFADLAP